In Arthrobacter sp. MN05-02, the genomic stretch AGCGCCACCACCTGGGCGGTGAACAGATTCCGGTACGCAGTGGAACGCAGGACGGAGAGCATGATGCGAGGCCGTTTCGTCGGGGACGGACCATCCCACTATACGTGCAGACATACGCACATGATGACTTACCCGACCCGTCGATGCACGTCCCGCCGGGCGGACCCGCCGCCCTCAGCCTCCGGGGAGGACGATGCTCGTGACGGGGAGCGAGGGATCGGTGCCGAAGGCGATGCCGCTCGGCGCCCCACCGGCCATCACGATCTGCGCACCGAGGGCCGCGACCATCGCGCCGTTGTCGGTGCAGAGCGACGGCGCCGGGACGGTGAGCGTGATGCCCGCGGCCGTGCACCGTTCCCGCGTCAGGTCCCGGAGCCGCCGGTTCGCTGCGACTCCCCCGCCCAGCAGGAGGTTCGTGATGCCGTGCTCCCGGCATGCGAGGACGGCTTTCGAGGTGATGATGTCCACCACGGCTTCCTGGAAGGACGCGGCGATGTCGGCGACCGGGATATCCAGCCCTGCCGCCTCGTACTGTTCCACGGCGCGGGCGACCGCCGTCTTGAGCCCGCTGAAGGACCAGTCGTAGCGGTGCGGGCCCGGTTCCTCCGCAGTTCCCATGTACTTGGGCTGCGAGAGCCCGCGGGGGAAGCGGACGGCTGTCGGATCGCCCTCCGCCGCCAGCCGGTCGATGGCCGGTCCCCCCGGATATCCGAGGCCCAGGATGCGCGCGGTCTTGTCGTACGCCTCGCCGGCGGCGTCGTCGATGGTCGAGCCCAGCAGTTCGACGTCGTTCGCGAGATTGCCCACGCGGAGGATCTCCGTGTGGCCACCGGACACGAGCAACGCACCGAGGTTCGGCGGCATCCCGTCCGCGAAGGTGCCGCCGACCATGCCGACACCGACGTGCGCCACCAGGTGGTTGATCGCGTAGAGCGGCTTGCCGGTCGCCACGGCGAGCGCCTTCGCCGCGGAGACACCCACCATCAATGCGCCCGAGAGTCCCGGGCCGGCCGTGACCGCGATGGCATCGAGCTCGTCGAGGGTGACGCCGGCGTCGTCGAGCGCTGACCGCAGCGTCGGTACGAAGGCCTCGAGGTGCGCCCGCGAGGCGATCTCGGGGATGACCCCGCCGAAGCGCACGTGCTCGTCCATGGACGAGGACACGGTGTTGGTCAGGAGGCGGGTGCCGCGGACGATCCCGACGCCGGTCTCGTCACAGGACGACTCGATGCCGAGGATCAGGGGTTCTGCGGTCGTCACGGTGTCTCCCCGTCCTCGGTGGTCAGTACGAGCCTCATGACCCAGGCGTCGACGCCGTCGCGGTAGTACCTCTTCCGCGTGTGGATCCTTGCGAAACCGAATCGCGTGTACAGCTGCTGGGCACGCGGGTTGTCCGCCCGCACCTCGAGCATCACGTTGTCGGCGCCCCGCCGCCGGGCTTCGTCGAGCAGCTCGGTGAGCATGGCACGGCCGATGCCCTGGCCTTCGAAGCGGGGCAGCACGCCGATGGTCTGGATGTCGGCCGTCGTGGCGAGAACCATGAGACCCGCGTATCCCACGGCTTCACCGTCCACCTCGGCCACGATGTAGCGCCGTGTGTCCGGCTGGAAGAACTCGGAGTAGAACATCTCGACGGGCCAGGCGTCGGCGGGGAAGAGCTCCTCCTCCAGCCCGCCGATCGTCTCGATGTCCTCGAACGTCATGTCCCGCAAGATGTGGCTCACGCCGTCGCCCGCTTCCGCTGCCCGGGGACCCGTGCGTCGGACTCCCGCAGATAGAGCGGCGAGGTGTCCCGGAGCTCCTTCCCGGCGAGGAGGTGCAGGCGGGCCACGCGACCGAGCGCGGCCGCATCCGGATCGGACGACGCGAAGGCCGGGACGCCGTCGACGACGTCCGGGTAGAGCCCCGCCGCCCGGCCGACGAGCGGCCGCCCCTCGGGCAGGGCGGCGGCGGCGCCGACGTGGGGGCCGTCGAGGAGTTCGGGCAGGCTCCCGCCGTCCGCCGGCATGCGGTACTCGGCCCAGTAGACCTCACCGCGCCGCGCGTCCGTTCCGACGAGGAATCTCCTCCCGGCCGGGAGGACCTCGCCCGCTGCGGCGTCGAGGGCCAGGGCGTCAAGACTCATGACACCGTGGAGGGGTACGTTCCAGACGAAGCCGAGCGTGCGGGCCGTGACGAGTCCCGCCCGAAGCCCGGTGAACGGACCCGGACCCACACCCGCGACGACGGCGTCGAGCTCCGTGCCCGCGACGTCGGCATCGGCGAGGATGCGCTGCACCGCGGGAGCGAGGACCTCGGCGTGGGAGAGCGGGTGTCGGAACTGCCGAACCGGCCGACGACGACGTCGTCCCGCAGGAGCGCGACCGTGGCTGCGGCGGAGGTGTCGATGGCGAGGAGAAGCACCGGTCCAGCCTAGTCGAGCGGGAGTCCGGGCTGCTGTCCGCTCCAGCGTGGCCCCACGCCGGTGAGGGTGACCGTGCGCACCTCGTCCACGCCGTCGTCGTCGAACGCGGTGATCAGCCCCCCGTCTGCTGCCGCGGGTCCGCTGCCGCCGAGCGGCCGTACGATGTGCACCCGGAGCCAGCTGTCGCTCAGGTGCTCCACGCGGCCGGCCCCCCACTCGATGACCGTGATGTTGGCAGCCATGGTGGCCTCGAGATCCAGGTCGTCGACCGCGGCCGCACTCTCGAGCCGGTACGCGTCCACATGGATGAGGCCCGGGCCGTCGCCCCTCGAGGAGTGCTGGCGGACGAGCACGAAGGTCGGTGAGATGATCCGGTCCTCGACCGCGAGGCCCCGCCCGAGCCCCTGGGTGAACGTCGTCTTGCCGGCGCCGAGCTCACCCGAGAGGACCAGCAGGTCACCCGGTCTCAGCTGCGGGGCGAGGGCTGCGGCGAGTGCCTGCAGTTCGGCGGCGGAGCCGACGTCGTACGACGCCGTCCACTCAGGCGTCGCCGTCATCGCCCGCGCCGTCCTCTCCCGCCCCGACGTAGATCCGCTCCACGCGGTCGCTGATCCCGGGTCACCACCTCGTAGTTGATGGTCTGCGCGGCCGCGGCCCAGTCCTCGACGGCGGGGGAATCGGCTCCGCCGAACAGCACGGCGCGCTGGCCGAGCGGACCGTCCGGTGCGTCGGCGATACCCGTGGTGCCGAAATCGATGACGAGCTGGTCCATCGCGATCCGGCCGACCACCGGGTACATGCGGCCGCCGACGAGCACCGGGGCACCGGTGGCGATGCGCGGGACACCGTCCCCGTAGCCGACGGGGATGAGCCCGAGCGTGGTGGGTTTCTGCGTACGGTAGGCGTAGCCGTAGGAGACGCCCTGGCCCGCGGGCACCTCCTTGCAGTTCGAGACGATGGTGCTGAAGGTCATGACGGGCCGCAGTCCGAGGTCCGCGGAGTCCTGGTCGGAGAAGGGCGAGAGCCCGTAGATGCCGAGACCCACGCGCACCAGGTCGAAGTGGCAGTCGGGCCGGGAGAACGTCGCCGGCGTATTCGCCAGATGCCGTACCTCCACATCGATCCCCGCGTTCTCCGCGGCGGCGACGGCCTCCCGGAACGCCTGTACCTGCAAATCCGTCTCCGGTCGGGCGGGCTCGTCCGCGACGGCGAGGTGGGAGAAGATCCCGACGACGCGGATCAGCCCTTCCTCCTGGTGTGCCACGGCCCTGCTGAGCAGGGCGTCCCACTTCTCCGGAGGACAGCCGTTGCGGCCCAGGCCCGTATCGATCTTCAGGTGCACGATGGCCGGGCGCTCGAGTTCACGCGCCGCGGCAACCACCCGCTCGAGTTCCCAGCCCGAAATCCCGAGGTCGAGCCCGTGTTCGACGCCGGCCGTGAAGTCGGTCCCGGAGGTGTGCAGCCATGCCAGGATCGGTGCCTCGATACCGGCCCTGCGCAGTTCGACGCCCTCGCGGATGTGGGCGACACCGAGCCATGCGGCACCGGCCTCGAGCGCGGCGCGCGCCACCGGGACCGCGCCGTGGCCGTAGGCGTTCGCCTTCACGACGGCCATGATCCGGGCCGGGTGGGCGACGTCGCGCAGGTGCCGGATGTTATGCCGCAGGGCATCGAGGTCGATCTCTGCAACGCGCTCGGTGGAAGTCACTCACCCCATTCTGCCAGCATGCGGCCCGGCCGGTCCGCGGAATCCGGCCCTGCGTCGTCGGGACGGGGGTCGGGACGGTGACCGGGACGGGCGTGGACGGCGGTGCTCCGCCCCGCCTGCCGGGACGGATATCCGGGCAGGACGGATCAGTCGCTCGGCGGCGCGGTCAGGGGGCCACGGTGTAACCGCCGCTGATGGCCATGCGGTTGTAGGCGTTGATGAGCATGACCACCCAGGTCACGGCCGACACCTGGCCCGAGGTCAGGTGTGCGACGGCCGACTCGTACAGTGCCCTGTTCCGGTGCGAGTCCTGGATCAGGGTGATGTACTCGGCCAGAGCGAGGGCGGAACGCTCCTGCTCGTCGAAGTAGTCGCTCTCCCGCCAGGCCGGGAGCACACTCAGCCTCACGGCACTCTCCCCCTTGGCGAGCGCGTCCCGGGCATGGATGCGCAGGCAGAACGCGCAGCCGTTCAGTTGCGACGCCCGGAGCTTCACCAGTTCGATGAGCAGCGGTGACAGGCCCTCCTCGAGCGCCGTCGCGTCGGCGAGTCTCGCCACCGGTGGGAGTGCGCGGTACAGCGCCGGGTGCCTGCTGCCGGCGTCCGTCCGTGCGGTCTTCTCCTGGGTGATCATGATGGTCGTTCCTCCGGTGGTGTAGGGATGCGGCGCTCGTTCCTGCGCTGGATCCACCATCCCGCCGGGAACCGCCGGCGGACGAGGGAGTGGGACGGAATGGCACCGATCGTTCCACCGTCGGCACCCGTGGCCGGCATGAAGCGCCGTGCTACGGTGCGCGGTACGCCTTCAGGTAGGCCGCCGTGGCCGTGCCGTCGACGGCGAAGCGGGTGAGGTGCCGGAGGAAGGGTCCGTCGACGTCCTGCCCGGTCGCGATCAGCCGATGGTGGATGGCACCGTAGACCGCATCGATGACCATCACGAGATCGACGTCCTCCCGGACCTGTCCCCGACCACGGCCGCGTTGCAGGATCGCGAGGAACCCCTGCCTGCGCTCGCGCACGAGGGTCTGACGGAACTGCGCGGCGAACTCCTCGCTGCGGACCGCCTCGGCGAGGAGGTTGGCGACCGTCGAGGCCGCTCCCCCGACCTTGAGGCAGTACGTCAGCGCAACGAGGTACGAGTGCAGGTCCCGTGCGACATCGCCGGTGTCGTCCACGATCGTCAGGAGGTTCGTCTTGTAGGTGAAGGCCTCGAGGACGAGCAGCCGGCGGGACGGCCAGTAGCGGTACAGGGTCGACCTGCTCACGCCGGAAGCCCTCGCGACGGCGTCGACCGTCACGGCGTCGTAGGTCAGCCGGTCCACGAGGACGCTCGTCGCCTTCAGGACGCGCAGGCGGACCTCCGCCTCGTGCGACGCGATCAGCGGATGGGCGGGGTCGGCCCCGCTGCGCGGAGGAGTACGGGTCCCGGCACCACGACCTGATGCACCCATGGCGGCCTTCCCTCGAATGTCGGCGTAGCCGGGAGCGTACACCCGGGCTCCCGCCCCGACCAACCCGAGCGGCGGCACACGGGTTGCAGCCGGGCACGACCGGAGGAAGGATCGAAGGCATGGTCGAACCCCCGTCGGGCAACCCCGGCTGCGTGCTCCCGGACGGCGACGGAAGCTCCTGCGGTCGTGCCGCGGGCGACGGACCGTTCCCCGTCTGCCCCATCCATGCGGCGCTGATCGCGGAGTGGGTCGGCGCCGAGTACGGCACCACGGACCTGCTGCCGGGCGCCTGCGCGGCCTGCGGCTCGCGGCTCGGCGTGCGGTACGCATCGGGCTGGGCATGCGCCGCCTGCGAGTGGCGGGTCGGCGACACGCTCGACGACGGGCTGCCGCCGCCGCGCGTCGACGTCGTCTACTACATCCGGTACCGGGACCGCATCAAGATCGGCACGACGGCGAACCCGCGACAGCGCCTGGCCCGGATCTGGCATGACGAGGTCCTCGCCTTCGAGCGCGGCGACCGACTGGTGGAGCACCGACGGCATGAGCAGTTCGCCGCCTGGCGCCTCGGCCGATCGGAATGGTTCACGGGCGCGCCGGAGATCGAGGAGGAGCACGTCGTCCGGCTCGCCGCCGGGGTCGCTGATCCCTGGGCGCGGTACGCCCGCTGGCTCGGCGAAGCAGCCGCCCTCCGAGGGTGACGCCCCACCGTCAGCGGCCCGTCCGGGCAGAGCTACCGAGGGCGAGGCGCTGCGACACGTCCCTCCGGGGCCTGCCCGCGACCGATCAGGTGAGGTCCGCGATGAGCGCGGAAGCGGCGCAGTCCCGGATCCCGTTGATGCCCGCCACCGTGGTGTCCTTGTCCCCGTAGGGCTCGCTCGTCACCAGGGTGGCACCGTCGTCCCCCGTGAGACGGAACCGGTACTGTTCCTCGCCATCACGGTAGATCTCGAATCGTCCTGCCACGCGTGCCTCCTCCGTCGTGATGCGCTGCGCCGCCTACAGGGAGCGGGCGGCGACGGGACCCCGTCCGTGGGCAGCGCTGTCACGCCCCCATAGAACCCGCTGTGGTTCTCCTGAGCAACTGCTCGTCCACCGGTGGTCGGACTTGTCGTCCACAGCCCGTACGGGGGAACATCCCGGCCGTGCACCCCGGCCCGTCGCGTGCAGGCGCTCAGGCGGTCCCGTCCGAGCAGGGCTCGGGCGGGCGTGTCGGCGGTGACGCGTCGGAGTGCCGCGCGATCGTCGCCGTGGCCCTGCGCAACGCCTCGGACGGGACATCGGACACCAGGTCCTCGAGGAAGGCGTACCGGCGCAGCCACTGCTTCCGTACGCCGTCGCGCCCTTCGCTGACGCGGTGCCACCAGTCCGCGATATCGCCCCACCCCGGCGCGGCCAGGGACCCGCCCACTTGCTGCACCGACAGCGAAGCGCAGAGGTTGGCGAAGCCGAGGCGGTCCGCGAGGGAGAAGCCCGCGAGGTCGGCCATCACGAAGGCCGCTCCGAAGCAGTCACCCGCCCCGGTCGGATCGTAGGCCGACACCGGCAGTGCCGGCACCCACTCCTCCTCCCCCGTCACCGAGTCGATCGCTATCGCGCCCTGCTGGCCCACCGTGACGACGGCGACCGGCACGCGGTCCGCCAGGGAATAGAGCGCGGTCCACGGATCGTCCGTGCGCGTGTACGCCATCGCCTCGACCGCGTTCGGCATGAACGCGTAGAAGTGCTCGAGCGACTCGAGCGTTCCCGCCGCCCACTCCCCCGCGGGATCCCAGCCGACGTCGCCGAACAGCTTCGTCCCCTGGGCCGCGGCCGCCCGCGCCCACGGCTCCACCACCGGCTCCACCCCGACGACGGCGGCGCGGCACGACGGCGGCGTCCCGATCAGCTCCGAGGCACGCAGTGGTGCGGGGTGCCCGTGCGTCACCATCGAACGGTCCTGGTGCACGGAGAGCGACACCGTCACCGGCGAGTGCCACTGCCCGAACACCCGCGACCTCGACAGGTCCACATGCTCCTGGTCCTGCAGCACGTCCCAGTTGAACTGGCCGTAGCCGTCGTCACCGAAGGCCGCAGCGAGCGTGGTGTGGAGCCCGAGCCTGCTCGCGGCGATGGCCTGGTTCGCGATGCCCCCGGGCCCGGATCCCATGCCGTCGGTCCAGACCTCCGTGCCCGGTGAGGGCAGCTGATCGAGCCCGGTGAAGATGATGTCGAAGAACACCTGTCCGGCGAGCAGGAGGTCGAACTCGGGACTGTCCGGCGCGCGCGTGGCCGCCAGCGGATCGAAGCGGTGCTGATGGGCCATGTACGGCAGAATACTTCCAAGGCGCCGGTCGCGGGGCGGCAGGTGTCATGGAGTACCGTGCACAGCACCGCCGCCGAGCACGCACGGCAGCGGACCATCCACCACGGAAGCGGGTCGAGCCTTGCCCAGTACGGACGGAACCGGTGCGCGCCTGGTCATCGTGGGCGGCGGCGGCTTCCGGGTGCCGCTCGTCTACCGCGCACTTCTCGACGGCCCGTTCGCCGGGCTCGTGACCGACGTCGTCCTGCTCGACGCGCTGCCGGAGCGCGCCCGCGCCGTCGCCCGGGTGCTCGGTGCGCTGCCGCGGCCCGCCGGCCGCCCGGCGCCGTCGGTGCGCGTCGAGTCCCGCCTCGAGGACGCGCTGCCAGGGGCGGACATCGTCTTCGCCGCGGTGCGCAGCGGCGGATCGGAGGGGCGCATCCTCGACGAGCGCGTGGCCCTGGCAGCCGGACTGCTGGGACAGGAGACCGTCGGTGCAGGCGGCATCTCCTACGCCCTGCGGTCCATCCCGGACATGATGCGCGTGGCGGCCCTGATGCGCGCCCATGCCCCCGACGCCTGGCTGATCAACTTCACGAATCCCGCGGGCATGGTCACCGAGGCGGTCTCGGCGGTCCTGGGCTCCCGGGTCGTCGGGATCTGCGACTCGGCGTCGGGCCTCGTAGCGCGGGCGGCACGGGCCGCGGGCGTAGACCTGCACGGCTCGCTCGCCGGTGTCGACTACGTCGGTCTGAACC encodes the following:
- a CDS encoding hypothetical protein (possible pseudo due to frameshift), whose protein sequence is MGPGPFTGLRAGLVTARTLGFVWNVPLHGVMSLDALALDAAAGEVLPAGRRFLVGTDARRGEVYWAEYRMPADGGSLPELLDGPHVGAAAALPEGRPLVGRAAGLYPDVVDGVPAFASSDPDAAALGRVARLHLLAGKELRDTSPLYLRESDARVPGQRKRATA
- a CDS encoding TetR family transcriptional regulator, whose protein sequence is MYAPGYADIRGKAAMGASGRGAGTRTPPRSGADPAHPLIASHEAEVRLRVLKATSVLVDRLTYDAVTVDAVARASGVSRSTLYRYWPSRRLLVLEAFTYKTNLLTIVDDTGDVARDLHSYLVALTYCLKVGGAASTVANLLAEAVRSEEFAAQFRQTLVRERRQGFLAILQRGRGRGQVREDVDLVMVIDAVYGAIHHRLIATGQDVDGPFLRHLTRFAVDGTATAAYLKAYRAP
- a CDS encoding ribosomal-protein-alanine acetyltransferase, whose translation is MSHILRDMTFEDIETIGGLEEELFPADAWPVEMFYSEFFQPDTRRYIVAEVDGEAVGYAGLMVLATTADIQTIGVLPRFEGQGIGRAMLTELLDEARRRGADNVMLEVRADNPRAQQLYTRFGFARIHTRKRYYRDGVDAWVMRLVLTTEDGETP
- a CDS encoding carbohydrate kinase, with amino-acid sequence MAHQHRFDPLAATRAPDSPEFDLLLAGQVFFDIIFTGLDQLPSPGTEVWTDGMGSGPGGIANQAIAASRLGLHTTLAAAFGDDGYGQFNWDVLQDQEHVDLSRSRVFGQWHSPVTVSLSVHQDRSMVTHGHPAPLRASELIGTPPSCRAAVVGVEPVVEPWARAAAAQGTKLFGDVGWDPAGEWAAGTLESLEHFYAFMPNAVEAMAYTRTDDPWTALYSLADRVPVAVVTVGQQGAIAIDSVTGEEEWVPALPVSAYDPTGAGDCFGAAFVMADLAGFSLADRLGFANLCASLSVQQVGGSLAAPGWGDIADWWHRVSEGRDGVRKQWLRRYAFLEDLVSDVPSEALRRATATIARHSDASPPTRPPEPCSDGTA
- a CDS encoding alkyl hydroperoxide reductase AhpD, which encodes MITQEKTARTDAGSRHPALYRALPPVARLADATALEEGLSPLLIELVKLRASQLNGCAFCLRIHARDALAKGESAVRLSVLPAWRESDYFDEQERSALALAEYITLIQDSHRNRALYESAVAHLTSGQVSAVTWVVMLINAYNRMAISGGYTVAP
- the tsaD gene encoding tRNA N6-adenosine threonylcarbamoyltransferase, whose translation is MTTAEPLILGIESSCDETGVGIVRGTRLLTNTVSSSMDEHVRFGGVIPEIASRAHLEAFVPTLRSALDDAGVTLDELDAIAVTAGPGLSGALMVGVSAAKALAVATGKPLYAINHLVAHVGVGMVGGTFADGMPPNLGALLVSGGHTEILRVGNLANDVELLGSTIDDAAGEAYDKTARILGLGYPGGPAIDRLAAEGDPTAVRFPRGLSQPKYMGTAEEPGPHRYDWSFSGLKTAVARAVEQYEAAGLDIPVADIAASFQEAVVDIITSKAVLACREHGITNLLLGGGVAANRRLRDLTRERCTAAGITLTVPAPSLCTDNGAMVAALGAQIVMAGGAPSGIAFGTDPSLPVTSIVLPGG
- the alr gene encoding alanine racemase, with protein sequence MTSTERVAEIDLDALRHNIRHLRDVAHPARIMAVVKANAYGHGAVPVARAALEAGAAWLGVAHIREGVELRRAGIEAPILAWLHTSGTDFTAGVEHGLDLGISGWELERVVAAARELERPAIVHLKIDTGLGRNGCPPEKWDALLSRAVAHQEEGLIRVVGIFSHLAVADEPARPETDLQVQAFREAVAAAENAGIDVEVRHLANTPATFSRPDCHFDLVRVGLGIYGLSPFSDQDSADLGLRPVMTFSTIVSNCKEVPAGQGVSYGYAYRTQKPTTLGLIPVGYGDGVPRIATGAPVLVGGRMYPVVGRIAMDQLVIDFGTTGIADAPDGPLGQRAVLFGGADSPAVEDWAAAAQTINYEVVTRDQRPRGADLRRGGRGRRGR